Proteins found in one Geomonas subterranea genomic segment:
- a CDS encoding (2Fe-2S)-binding protein, whose translation MAQAITDKDGVKRYLITLNVNGDAHTVLVKGNAILTNVLREQLDLTGTKKGCELGDCGSCTVLLDGKPVDSCLVLAIEADGREITTIEGVAENGRLDAIQESMINHAAVQCGYCTPGMVLSAKALLTRNPNPSEQEVREAISGNLCRCTGYVHIVEAVLATAQGRLTPDDH comes from the coding sequence ATGGCTCAGGCAATTACCGACAAGGACGGGGTGAAGCGCTACCTGATCACCCTCAACGTGAACGGCGACGCCCACACCGTGCTGGTGAAGGGGAACGCGATACTCACCAACGTGCTACGCGAGCAGCTTGATCTGACCGGCACCAAGAAGGGGTGCGAGCTCGGGGACTGCGGCTCCTGCACCGTGCTTTTGGACGGGAAGCCGGTCGATTCCTGTCTGGTCCTGGCGATCGAGGCGGACGGGCGCGAGATCACCACCATCGAGGGGGTGGCGGAAAACGGCAGGCTGGACGCGATCCAGGAGTCGATGATCAACCACGCCGCCGTGCAGTGCGGCTACTGCACCCCGGGGATGGTGTTGTCGGCCAAGGCGCTTTTGACCAGGAACCCGAACCCCAGCGAACAGGAGGTGCGCGAGGCGATCAGCGGCAACCTCTGTCGCTGCACGGGGTACGTTCACATCGTGGAGGCCGTTTTGGCCACCGCCCAGGGGCGGCTAACGCCGGACGACCACTAA
- a CDS encoding XdhC family protein produces MWDWVAKLEELRRRDQLAVLVTVTKSAGSTPGKKGAKMIVLPDGTFYGTVGGGVPEHFALEDARKCFELMHDTTTTVPLEQRGEFPACGGTMELYMELVNDNPRLYLFGAGHIAQSLCHVLDGTQFRVHLVDERSEWINAPTLPAGVIRHQRHYSDFIREANWCDQRTYATILTYNGAVDQQVLAEVLPKPARFIGMVGSKSKWAKIQKNLEGQGHDLSRVRCPVGHDNGGNSPREIAVSIASQLFATSHDRE; encoded by the coding sequence ATGTGGGACTGGGTAGCAAAGCTTGAGGAGCTGCGGCGCCGCGACCAGTTGGCGGTGCTGGTGACGGTGACCAAGAGCGCGGGATCGACCCCCGGCAAGAAGGGGGCGAAGATGATCGTCCTCCCCGACGGGACCTTTTACGGCACCGTCGGCGGCGGGGTGCCGGAGCACTTCGCCCTGGAGGATGCCAGGAAGTGTTTCGAGCTGATGCACGACACCACTACCACCGTCCCGCTCGAGCAGCGGGGCGAGTTCCCCGCCTGCGGCGGCACCATGGAGCTCTACATGGAACTGGTTAACGACAACCCGCGCCTGTACCTGTTCGGCGCCGGACACATCGCCCAGTCGCTGTGCCACGTGCTGGACGGGACCCAGTTCCGGGTCCATCTGGTCGACGAGAGAAGCGAGTGGATCAACGCGCCCACACTCCCCGCCGGGGTGATCCGCCACCAGCGCCACTACAGCGACTTCATCCGCGAGGCGAACTGGTGCGACCAGAGGACCTATGCCACCATCCTCACCTACAACGGTGCGGTGGACCAGCAGGTGCTGGCCGAGGTGCTGCCCAAGCCCGCGCGCTTCATCGGCATGGTGGGGAGCAAGTCCAAGTGGGCGAAGATCCAGAAGAACCTGGAGGGGCAGGGCCACGACCTGTCCCGGGTGCGCTGCCCGGTCGGGCACGATAACGGCGGCAACTCCCCGCGCGAGATCGCGGTGAGCATCGCAAGCCAGCTGTTCGCTACCAGCCATGACCGCGAATAG
- the hcrA gene encoding 4-hydroxybenzoyl-CoA reductase subunit alpha gives MSDNHKVIGRSVPRIDGPEKVTGGAKYTGDLKFPNMLYGKILTSPHAHARIISIDTSEAERLPGVKAVITHKDVPTLKYGLSPARWDESIFCSDKVRFVGDKVAAVACLDEDTCYRALKLIKVEYEVLPAALDFLHAMDEGQPQVHEEYARNINTEIHQEFGDVEKALAEAHHVRTDTFVGQRTYQSPIEPHSAISMWDGGKLTIYSSTQSPHYFQHYIAREFDMPMGDVRIIKPYLGGGFGGKLEPTGLEFAGAVLARLTGRPVRTFYDRAEMFAHNRGRHAQYMEITTGVDKNGKILAAKANFLMDGGAYTSLGIASAYYAGALLPLTYEFDNYQFDMFRVYTNLPACGAQRGHGAPQPKYAFESHLDNVAADLGIDPMDIRIINARRPDTVTPNDFRVNSCKIKECLERVRVMSGWDEKKKNLPRGRGIGVATGSFVTGAGYPIYRTDLPHAAAFIKVCEDGTAATLYTGSVDIGQGSDTVLCQMAAEAMGYRYEQMKIVAADTEITPLDFGAYASRQTYMSGAAVKQAGEEVKRQILEMASSMLGLPADDLDCADGMIFSKSRNGKSLSFEEVARKHFVLRGPLLGRGSYTPPKLGGSFKGAAVGTSPAYSFGAQVGEVAIDEETGEISVVGIWDVHDCGKVINPRLLHGQVHGALYMGMGEAVWEEVLFDDKGRIKNAELANYRLLTAVDMPPITSEVVDSYEPTGPWGVKEVGEGATNPTLGMFSNAIFDAMGVRVNSLPLSYEKVWRALKEKREREEDARREEDARREAHDRRADAQREADGPTPIYANPI, from the coding sequence ATGAGCGACAACCACAAGGTAATCGGCCGCAGCGTGCCCCGCATCGACGGCCCGGAGAAGGTAACCGGGGGGGCGAAGTACACGGGTGACCTCAAGTTCCCCAACATGCTCTACGGCAAGATCCTGACGAGCCCCCACGCCCATGCCCGGATCATTTCCATCGACACCTCCGAGGCGGAAAGGCTCCCCGGGGTGAAGGCGGTGATCACGCACAAGGACGTGCCGACGCTGAAGTACGGCCTGAGCCCGGCGCGCTGGGACGAGAGCATCTTCTGCAGCGACAAGGTCCGCTTCGTGGGGGACAAGGTGGCCGCGGTCGCCTGCCTGGACGAGGACACCTGCTACCGGGCACTGAAGCTGATCAAGGTGGAGTACGAGGTGCTCCCCGCCGCGCTCGACTTCCTGCACGCCATGGACGAGGGGCAGCCGCAGGTGCACGAGGAGTACGCGAGGAACATCAACACCGAGATCCACCAGGAGTTCGGGGACGTGGAGAAGGCCCTGGCCGAGGCGCACCACGTGCGCACCGACACCTTCGTCGGGCAGAGGACCTACCAGTCACCCATCGAGCCGCACTCCGCCATCTCCATGTGGGACGGCGGCAAGCTCACCATCTATTCCAGCACCCAGTCGCCGCACTACTTCCAGCACTACATCGCCCGCGAGTTCGACATGCCCATGGGGGATGTGCGCATCATCAAGCCCTACCTGGGGGGCGGGTTCGGCGGCAAGCTGGAGCCCACCGGGCTCGAATTCGCCGGCGCGGTGCTGGCGAGGCTCACCGGCCGGCCGGTCAGGACCTTCTACGACCGCGCCGAGATGTTCGCCCACAACCGCGGCCGCCACGCCCAGTACATGGAGATCACCACCGGCGTGGACAAAAACGGCAAGATCCTGGCCGCCAAGGCGAACTTCCTCATGGACGGCGGCGCCTACACGAGCCTGGGCATCGCCAGCGCCTACTACGCCGGCGCGCTTTTGCCGCTCACCTACGAGTTCGACAACTACCAGTTCGACATGTTCCGGGTCTACACGAACCTCCCCGCCTGCGGTGCCCAGCGCGGCCACGGCGCTCCGCAGCCGAAGTACGCCTTCGAGAGCCACCTGGACAACGTGGCGGCGGATCTCGGCATCGACCCCATGGACATCAGGATCATCAACGCCCGGCGCCCCGACACCGTGACCCCCAACGATTTCCGGGTCAACTCCTGCAAGATCAAGGAGTGCCTGGAGCGGGTGCGGGTGATGTCGGGGTGGGATGAGAAGAAGAAAAATCTCCCCCGCGGCAGGGGGATCGGCGTCGCCACCGGCAGCTTCGTCACCGGCGCGGGTTATCCCATCTACCGCACCGACCTGCCGCACGCCGCCGCCTTCATCAAGGTCTGCGAGGACGGCACCGCCGCCACCCTCTACACCGGGTCGGTGGACATTGGCCAGGGCTCGGACACCGTGCTCTGCCAGATGGCGGCCGAGGCGATGGGGTACCGCTACGAGCAGATGAAGATCGTCGCCGCCGACACCGAGATCACCCCGCTCGACTTCGGCGCCTATGCGAGCCGCCAGACCTACATGTCCGGCGCGGCGGTGAAGCAGGCCGGCGAGGAGGTGAAGCGGCAGATCCTGGAGATGGCATCTTCGATGCTGGGGCTCCCCGCCGATGACCTCGACTGCGCCGACGGCATGATCTTCTCCAAATCGCGCAACGGCAAGAGCCTCAGCTTCGAGGAGGTGGCGCGCAAGCACTTCGTGCTCCGGGGACCGCTACTGGGGCGCGGCTCCTACACCCCGCCCAAGCTCGGCGGGAGCTTCAAGGGGGCGGCCGTCGGCACCTCGCCCGCCTACAGCTTCGGGGCACAGGTGGGGGAGGTCGCCATCGACGAGGAGACCGGCGAGATCTCCGTGGTGGGGATCTGGGACGTGCACGACTGCGGCAAGGTGATCAACCCGCGCCTTCTGCACGGCCAGGTGCACGGCGCCCTCTACATGGGGATGGGGGAGGCGGTCTGGGAGGAGGTCCTCTTCGACGACAAGGGGAGGATCAAGAACGCCGAGCTCGCCAACTACCGCCTGCTGACCGCGGTGGACATGCCCCCGATCACCTCCGAGGTGGTGGACAGTTACGAGCCGACCGGCCCCTGGGGGGTGAAGGAGGTGGGGGAAGGGGCCACCAACCCGACCCTCGGGATGTTCTCCAACGCCATCTTCGACGCCATGGGGGTGCGGGTGAACTCGCTGCCGCTTTCCTACGAGAAGGTCTGGCGCGCCCTGAAGGAAAAGCGCGAGCGGGAGGAGGACGCCAGGCGCGAGGAAGATGCGAGGCGGGAGGCACATGATAGGCGGGCGGACGCCCAGCGGGAGGCGGACGGCCCCACCCCGATTTACGCGAACCCGATCTGA
- a CDS encoding FAD binding domain-containing protein, translated as MYVPDFEYHAPKSVAEACAILAELGDRATVLAGGTDVLHKMKVGKLAPEHLVSLKHLDELREIREEPGRVVIGALASHNQIYNSRLLQRRYLSLSMAAHTMASNQICNLGTVGGNIVNGVPSADLPPILIALNASIRLTSAEGERTMPLEDFFHGSAQTRIKQGEILTEIVIPDQATTGSTYLKFGLRRSGALAVAAAAVSVQVAGDTLHGVRIVLASAAPTVLRVTGAERSLVGRRIDDDLLAEAGYLAAKASSPRDSIRGSAEYRRNLVEVLTKRALRKAIDEGHA; from the coding sequence ATGTACGTGCCCGATTTCGAGTATCACGCACCGAAGAGCGTCGCGGAGGCCTGCGCCATCCTGGCGGAGCTGGGGGACCGCGCGACCGTGCTCGCCGGGGGGACCGACGTCCTCCACAAGATGAAAGTGGGGAAGCTCGCCCCGGAGCACCTGGTGTCGCTGAAGCACCTGGACGAGCTGCGCGAGATCCGGGAGGAGCCGGGCCGCGTGGTCATCGGCGCCCTGGCAAGCCATAACCAGATCTACAACTCAAGGCTGCTGCAGAGGCGCTACCTGTCGCTATCCATGGCCGCCCACACCATGGCGTCCAACCAGATCTGCAACCTGGGGACCGTGGGGGGGAACATCGTGAACGGCGTCCCCTCGGCCGACCTCCCCCCCATCCTGATCGCGCTGAACGCGTCGATCCGCCTCACGAGCGCCGAGGGGGAGCGGACCATGCCGCTGGAGGATTTCTTTCACGGCTCGGCCCAGACCCGCATCAAGCAGGGGGAGATCCTCACCGAGATCGTGATCCCGGACCAGGCCACCACGGGGAGCACCTACCTGAAGTTCGGCCTGCGCCGCTCCGGGGCCCTGGCTGTGGCGGCGGCCGCGGTATCGGTGCAGGTGGCCGGGGACACGCTGCACGGGGTCCGCATCGTGCTCGCTTCCGCCGCGCCCACCGTGCTCAGGGTGACCGGCGCCGAGCGCAGCCTCGTCGGGCGCAGGATAGACGACGACCTGCTGGCGGAGGCGGGGTACCTGGCGGCCAAGGCGAGCAGCCCCAGGGACAGCATCCGGGGGTCGGCGGAGTACCGCAGGAACCTGGTCGAGGTATTGACGAAACGCGCGCTCAGAAAGGCGATCGACGAAGGTCACGCCTAG